Proteins from one Mugil cephalus isolate CIBA_MC_2020 chromosome 15, CIBA_Mcephalus_1.1, whole genome shotgun sequence genomic window:
- the arr3a gene encoding arrestin 3a, retinal (X-arrestin) gives MAKVFKKTSGNGGLTLYLGKRDYVDHVSSVDKVDGVVKLDTADFGDRKVFVQLACAFRYGSDDLDVMGLCFRKDIWVNHVQIYPDGTKPALTAMHDTLMKKAGDNAHPFTFEIPNNLPCSVSLQPGPDDQGKACGVDFEVKTYLAKEKSNPDEKIDKKDTARLIIRKIQFAPSEVGAGPKADICKSFMMSDKPVHLEASMEKDLYFHGESIPLKVKINNESNKTVKKIKISVEQTTDIVLYSADKYTKIVLSQEFGETVDPSGTFDKTLSITPQLSDNKEKRGLALDGRLKDEDTNLASTTMLRQGVEKEVLGILVSYKIKVNLMVAGGGLLGGLTSSDVTVELPLRLMHPQPAE, from the exons ATGGCAAA GGTTTTCAAGAAGACCAGTGGAAATGGAGGG CTGACGCTCTACCTGGGGAAGAGGGACTACGTGGACCACGTGTCCTCTGTGGACAAAGTCG ATGGCGTGGTCAAACTGGACACGGCGGACTTTGGGGACAGAAAAG TGTTCGTGCAGCTGGCCTGCGCCTTCCGCTACGGCAGCGACGACCTGGACGTGATGGGCCTGTGCTTCAGGAAGGACATCTGGGTGAACCACGTCCAGATCTACCCCGACGGCACCAAGCCCGCCCTGACCGCCATGCACGACACCCTGATGAAGAAGGCCGGGGACAACGCGCACCCCTTCACATTCGAA ATCCCCAACAACCTGCCGTGCTCCGTGTCTCTGCAGCCTGGACCTGACGACCAGGGGAAG GCATGCGGCGTCGACTTTGAGGTCAAAACTTATCTGGCCAAGGAGAAGTCCAACCCCGACGAAAAGATCGATAAGAA GGACACCGCTCGTCTCATCATCCGTAAAATCCAGTTCGCCCCCTCCGAGGTGGGAGCCGGGCCCAAGGCCGACATCTGCAAGAGCTTCATGATGTCCGACAAGCCCGTTCATCTAGAAGCTTCCATGGAGAAAGAT CTTTACTTTCACGGTGAATCCATCCCTCTCAAAGTCAAAATCAACAACGAGAGCAACAAAACCGTCAAGAAAATCAAAATCAGTG tGGAACAGACCACAGACATCGTCCTCTACTCAGCAGACAAATACACCAAGATCGTTCTTTCCCAAGAGTTTGG ggaGACGGTCGACCCCAGCGGCACCTTCGATAAAACTCTGAGCATCACGCCACAGCTGAGCGACAACAAGGAGAAGAGGGGACTGGCTCTGGACGGGCGACTGAAGGACGAGGACACCAACCTGGCCTCCACCACCAT gctgcGACAGGGTGTTGAGAAAGAAGTGCTGGGCATCCTGGTTTCCTACAAGATTAAAGTGAACCTGATGGTGGCCGGCGGAGG CCTGCTGGGCGGCCTCACCTCCAG tgaCGTCACAGTGGAGCTGCCGCTGAGACTCATGCACCCACAGCCCGCAG agtaa
- the znrd2 gene encoding protein ZNRD2 isoform X1 — MALNGDDEDFEWEPPTEAEMKVIQARRERQDKISKLMGDYLLKGYKMLGDCCDLCGTILLQDKQHKNYCVSCQELDSDVDKDNPALNAQAALSQVRERQLASQSPAPSQVLELNGGPCNAQTSAAVASAASGAAASVPQPRPEHCEGAAAGGRALLPPPAVPPPSTPASGPALAPPRPPVSPQTSALRPVLEEAEEVVLTKLRWATTQLQSSASLEASIQLCSLITSCATSLRSLKELSQ; from the exons ATGGCATTGAATGGAG ATGACGAGGACTTTGAGTGGGAACCTCCAACAGAAGCAGAGATGAAGGTGATCCAGGCGCGTAGGGAGAGGCAGGATAAAATCAGCAAGCTGATGGGAGACTACCTGCTGAAGGGCTACAAGATGCTGGGAGACTGCTGCGACCTGTGTGGG ACTATTCTCCTTCAGGACAAGCAGCACAAAAACTACTGTGTCTCATGTCAGGAGCTGGACTCTGATGTGGACAAGGACAATCCTG CTCTGAATGCTCAGGCTGCCTTGTCCCAGGTCAGAGAGAGGCAGCTGGCGTCCCAGTCTCCTGCACCGTCCCAGGTCCTTGAACTGAACGGAGGTCCCTGTAACGCCCAGACCAGCGCGGCGGTGGCGTCGGCAGCGTCGGGGGCGGCGGCGTCCGTTCCTCAGCCCAGACCCGAGCACTGCGAGGGGGCCGCCGCGGGGGGCAGGGCCCTCCTGCCTCCCCCCGCCGTCCCTCCCCCGTCGACCCCCGCCTCCGGCCCGGCCCTGGCGCCCCCTCGCCCCCCGGTCTCCCCCCAGACCTCCGCCCTGCGGCCTGTGCTGGAAGAGGCGGAGGAAGTGGTCCTCACCAAACTCCGCTGGGCCACCACCCAGCTGCAGAGCTCCGCCTCCCTGGAGGCCAGCATCCAGCTGTGCAGCCTCATCACCAGCTGTGCCACGTCGCTGCGCAGCCTCAAGGAGCTCAGCCAGTAG
- the znrd2 gene encoding protein ZNRD2 isoform X2 yields the protein MKVIQARRERQDKISKLMGDYLLKGYKMLGDCCDLCGTILLQDKQHKNYCVSCQELDSDVDKDNPALNAQAALSQVRERQLASQSPAPSQVLELNGGPCNAQTSAAVASAASGAAASVPQPRPEHCEGAAAGGRALLPPPAVPPPSTPASGPALAPPRPPVSPQTSALRPVLEEAEEVVLTKLRWATTQLQSSASLEASIQLCSLITSCATSLRSLKELSQ from the exons ATGAAGGTGATCCAGGCGCGTAGGGAGAGGCAGGATAAAATCAGCAAGCTGATGGGAGACTACCTGCTGAAGGGCTACAAGATGCTGGGAGACTGCTGCGACCTGTGTGGG ACTATTCTCCTTCAGGACAAGCAGCACAAAAACTACTGTGTCTCATGTCAGGAGCTGGACTCTGATGTGGACAAGGACAATCCTG CTCTGAATGCTCAGGCTGCCTTGTCCCAGGTCAGAGAGAGGCAGCTGGCGTCCCAGTCTCCTGCACCGTCCCAGGTCCTTGAACTGAACGGAGGTCCCTGTAACGCCCAGACCAGCGCGGCGGTGGCGTCGGCAGCGTCGGGGGCGGCGGCGTCCGTTCCTCAGCCCAGACCCGAGCACTGCGAGGGGGCCGCCGCGGGGGGCAGGGCCCTCCTGCCTCCCCCCGCCGTCCCTCCCCCGTCGACCCCCGCCTCCGGCCCGGCCCTGGCGCCCCCTCGCCCCCCGGTCTCCCCCCAGACCTCCGCCCTGCGGCCTGTGCTGGAAGAGGCGGAGGAAGTGGTCCTCACCAAACTCCGCTGGGCCACCACCCAGCTGCAGAGCTCCGCCTCCCTGGAGGCCAGCATCCAGCTGTGCAGCCTCATCACCAGCTGTGCCACGTCGCTGCGCAGCCTCAAGGAGCTCAGCCAGTAG